A genomic region of Runella rosea contains the following coding sequences:
- a CDS encoding (Fe-S)-binding protein — protein MQIVQQLLFVAALGLTSWLISKRIGIIKKTIQLSKAVNRTDRPAERLSTMLRVAFAQKKMFDRPLVGLMHFVIYAGFLLINVEVLEIVLDGVLGTHRLFAPLLGDFYPILINFFEFLAVGVLTVCVIFLIRRNITKVERLQPTRHRELNGWPVLDANTILGIEIVLMLAILSMNAADSLLQERGVEHYPLVGGFFFSGFLQPIFKNLSDGALVAVERIAWWAHILGIFGFALYVTYSKHLHIFLAFPNTYFTNLTPKGEMLNMPDITKEVKIMLGLEQPDANEVPAEIGRFGAKDVADLSWKNLMDAYSCTECGRCTSACPANITGKKLSPRKIMMDTRDRLEDVGKNMLANGGEFKDDGKSLLGDYISEEEILACTTCNACVQECPVLINPLEIILQLRRYKIMDEAQAPGSWNAMFNNLETNQAPWKFSPDDRFNWADNLKS, from the coding sequence ATGCAAATTGTTCAACAACTTCTTTTTGTAGCAGCACTCGGCCTAACGTCTTGGCTGATCAGCAAACGCATCGGGATTATTAAAAAGACGATTCAACTCAGCAAAGCCGTCAATCGGACCGACCGCCCCGCCGAACGATTGTCTACCATGCTACGGGTGGCTTTTGCGCAAAAAAAGATGTTTGACCGCCCCCTCGTGGGTCTGATGCACTTTGTGATTTACGCGGGCTTTTTGCTCATCAATGTTGAAGTGCTCGAAATCGTCTTGGACGGGGTATTGGGCACTCACCGGTTGTTTGCCCCATTATTGGGCGATTTTTACCCAATCCTCATCAATTTCTTTGAGTTTTTGGCTGTGGGCGTACTCACCGTCTGCGTCATTTTTCTGATTAGACGCAACATCACCAAAGTAGAGCGTCTCCAACCTACTCGTCACCGTGAGCTGAACGGCTGGCCGGTACTGGATGCCAATACCATTTTAGGGATTGAAATTGTGCTGATGCTAGCAATTCTGAGTATGAATGCCGCCGATAGCTTATTACAAGAACGTGGTGTGGAGCATTATCCATTGGTAGGAGGCTTCTTTTTTAGTGGATTCTTGCAACCAATTTTTAAGAATCTTTCAGATGGCGCTTTGGTGGCGGTGGAGCGCATTGCGTGGTGGGCGCACATTTTGGGCATTTTTGGTTTTGCGTTGTATGTAACTTATTCCAAGCATTTGCACATTTTTTTGGCGTTCCCCAATACCTATTTTACCAATTTGACTCCCAAAGGTGAAATGTTAAACATGCCAGACATCACGAAAGAAGTCAAAATCATGTTGGGGCTTGAACAACCTGATGCCAACGAAGTGCCCGCCGAAATCGGGCGTTTTGGAGCCAAAGACGTGGCTGATTTAAGCTGGAAAAACCTCATGGATGCGTACTCATGCACCGAGTGTGGACGCTGTACGTCGGCCTGTCCAGCAAACATAACGGGCAAAAAACTTTCTCCGCGCAAAATCATGATGGATACCCGCGACCGTTTGGAAGATGTTGGTAAAAACATGCTGGCTAATGGGGGAGAGTTTAAAGACGACGGCAAAAGCCTGCTCGGTGATTATATTTCAGAAGAAGAAATTTTGGCGTGTACTACCTGCAATGCTTGCGTGCAAGAATGCCCCGTGCTAATCAATCCATTAGAAATTATTTTACAATTGCGCCGTTACAAAATCATGGATGAAGCACAAGCCCCGGGTTCATGGAATGCTATGTTCAATAACCTTGAAACCAACCAAGCTCCGTGGAAATTCTCTCCCGATGACCGTTTCAACTGGGCTGATAATCTTAAAAGCTAA
- a CDS encoding magnesium chelatase, with product MTYRELKSKQLLKIHTLGELKAAGYQPKSIKQELRDNLIEKLRAKESVFPGIWGYEDTVIPDVERAILSMHHINLLGLRGQAKTRIARLMVNLLDEYIPVVAGSDLNDDPLEPLSRFARDIIHEKGDDTPIGWMHRDDRYAEKLATPDVSIADLIGDVDPIKAATLKLPYSDERVIHFGLIPRSHRCIFVINELPDLQARIQVSLFNILQEGDIQIRGFKLRLPLDIQFVFTANPEDYTNRGSIVTPLKDRIDSQIVTHYPKSLEIGRKITQQEAIVKTEQKGMIKTNEIIKDLIEQIAFEARESEYVDSKSGVSARLTIAAYENLLSAAERRVLLNGEKETYVRISDLYGVVPAICGKVELVYEGEVEGPVIVAQNLIGKAIRTQFLNYFINPESLKKKKGAKNPFQKIQDWFGENEMDILSDLTNREYEARLRTIEGLDDLVDDFHRGLSREEKLFLMEFALHGMAEYSLVGKQAMDNGLHFKDLLSSMFSGPDADDDDDDVF from the coding sequence ATGACCTATCGTGAGTTGAAGTCTAAACAGCTTCTCAAAATCCACACGCTTGGAGAGTTAAAAGCGGCGGGTTATCAGCCAAAGTCCATTAAACAGGAATTAAGAGATAATCTTATTGAAAAATTACGGGCCAAAGAATCGGTTTTCCCAGGTATTTGGGGTTATGAGGATACCGTTATTCCTGATGTGGAACGGGCGATTTTGTCAATGCACCACATCAATCTATTGGGATTGAGAGGGCAAGCCAAAACACGTATCGCACGATTAATGGTCAATTTGTTGGATGAGTACATCCCTGTGGTGGCTGGCTCAGACCTGAACGACGACCCTTTGGAGCCGCTTTCGCGTTTTGCCCGGGATATCATCCATGAAAAAGGAGACGATACCCCAATTGGGTGGATGCACCGCGACGATCGCTACGCCGAAAAACTCGCCACGCCCGACGTTTCCATCGCTGACTTAATTGGAGATGTTGACCCCATCAAAGCGGCTACGCTCAAGCTACCTTACTCAGATGAGCGCGTTATCCACTTTGGGCTTATTCCACGTTCGCACCGTTGTATCTTTGTCATCAACGAGTTACCCGATTTGCAGGCACGTATTCAGGTTTCTTTGTTCAATATTTTGCAAGAAGGAGATATTCAGATTCGCGGCTTTAAACTTCGTTTACCGCTGGATATTCAATTTGTGTTTACCGCCAACCCCGAAGACTATACCAATCGGGGGAGTATTGTGACTCCTCTAAAAGACCGGATTGACAGTCAAATTGTTACGCACTATCCTAAATCGCTGGAAATTGGCCGCAAGATTACGCAGCAAGAAGCAATTGTCAAAACAGAACAAAAAGGCATGATTAAGACCAATGAAATCATCAAAGATTTGATTGAGCAGATTGCCTTTGAAGCCCGCGAAAGCGAATACGTGGATTCTAAAAGCGGGGTATCGGCTCGCCTAACGATTGCGGCTTACGAAAACCTACTTTCTGCGGCGGAGCGGCGCGTACTTCTGAACGGTGAAAAAGAAACCTATGTACGTATTTCTGACCTTTATGGCGTAGTGCCGGCTATCTGTGGAAAGGTGGAATTGGTCTATGAAGGCGAAGTAGAAGGCCCAGTAATTGTGGCCCAAAATCTGATAGGCAAAGCCATTCGTACCCAATTCCTGAATTATTTCATCAACCCCGAATCCTTAAAGAAGAAAAAGGGCGCTAAAAATCCTTTCCAAAAAATTCAGGACTGGTTTGGTGAAAATGAAATGGATATTTTGAGCGACCTCACCAATCGTGAATACGAAGCGCGTTTGCGTACCATTGAAGGTCTGGACGACTTGGTGGATGATTTCCACCGGGGATTGAGTCGCGAAGAAAAACTGTTTTTAATGGAATTTGCCCTACACGGAATGGCCGAATACTCACTTGTGGGCAAGCAAGCGATGGATAACGGGCTTCATTTTAAAGATTTGCTCAGCAGTATGTTTTCAGGCCCCGATGCTGACGACGACGACGACGATGTGTTTTAA